A genome region from Excalfactoria chinensis isolate bCotChi1 chromosome 26, bCotChi1.hap2, whole genome shotgun sequence includes the following:
- the CTXN1 gene encoding cortexin-1, with amino-acid sequence MNDASTMDYELLSPSLVEHPASTAGMDAEQKTVFAFVIFLLVFLVMLMVRCFRILLDPYSRMPASSWTDHKEGLERGQFDYALV; translated from the coding sequence ATGAATGATGCATCGACGATGGATTATGAACTGCTGTCCCCGTCCTTGGTTGAGCAcccagccagcactgcaggcatGGATGCCGAGCAGAAAACCGTCTTTGCCTTTGTCATCTTCCTCCTCGTCTTCTTGGTGATGCTGATGGTGCGCTGCTTTCGCATCCTGCTGGACCCCTACAGCCGCATGCCTGCCTCCTCCTGGACTGACCACAAGGAGGGGTTGGAGAGGGGCCAGTTTGACTACGCCTTGGTGTag